A genomic stretch from Suncus etruscus isolate mSunEtr1 chromosome 17, mSunEtr1.pri.cur, whole genome shotgun sequence includes:
- the PHYHIPL gene encoding phytanoyl-CoA hydroxylase-interacting protein-like yields MEAPRPEPALGSPASPCEDDIKNLSLEAIQLCDRDGNKSQDSGIAEMEELPVPHNIKISNITCDSFKISWEMDSKSKDRITHYFIDLNKKENKNSNKFKHKDVPTKLVAKAVPLPMTVRGHWFLSPRTEYTVAVQTASKQVDGDYVVSEWSEIIEFCTADYSKVHLTQLLEKAEVIAGRMLKFSVFYRNQHKEYFDYIREHHGNAMQPSVKDNSGSHGSPISGKLEGIFFSCSTEFNTGKPPQDSPYGRHRFEITAERLFNPNTNLYFGDFYCMYTAYHYVILVIAPVGSPGDEFCKLRLPQLNSKDNKFLTCTEEDGVLVYHHAQDVILEVIYTDPVDLSLGTVAEITGHQLMSLSTANAKKDPSCKTCNISVGR; encoded by the exons GGAACAAATCACAAGACAGTGGAATAGCAGAGATGGAAGAACTTCCAGTGCCACATAACATCAAAATAAGCAACATTACATGTGATTCATTTAAGATTTCATGGGAAATggattcaaaatcaaaggatcGTATTACACACTATTTTATTGACctcaataagaaagaaaataaaaactccaaTAAATTTAAGCACAAG gaTGTCCCAACAAAATTAGTGGCAAAGGCTGTACCTCTGCCAATGACTGTCCGTGGACACTGGTTTTTGAGCCCAAGAACAGAATATACAGTAGCAGTCCAGACTGCCTCAAAACAAGTTGATGGTGATTATGTTGTCTCTGAGTGGAGTGAAATCATAGAATTCTGTACAGCAG ATTATTCAAAAGTTCATCTAACACAACTGTTGGAGAAAGCAGAAGTGATTGCAGGACGAATgcttaaattttctgttttttatcgTAACCAGCACAAAGAATATTTTGACTATATTCG AGAACATCATGGAAATGCTATGCAGCCATCCGTCAAGGATAACAGTGGTAGCCATGGGTCTCCTATCAGCGGCAAATTAGAAGGCATTTTTTTCAGCTGCAGCACTGAATTCAACACTGGGAAGCCACCGCAGGATTCACCGTATGGAAGACACAGGTTTGAGATTACAGCAGAAAGACTTTTTAACCCCAATACTAACTTATACTTTGGGGACTTCTACTGTATGTACACTGCTTACCATTATGTGATTCTTGTTATTGCCCCTGTGGGATCACCAGGAGACGAATTTTGTAAGCTGCGCCTTCCTCAGCTAAATTCCAAGGATAATAAATTTTTGACCTGCACAGAAGAAGACGGGGTTCTGGTCTACCACCATGCCCAGGATGTCATTTTAGAAGTTATTTACACTGACCCTGTGGATCTTTCTCTGGGCACCGTGGCAGAAATCACTGGTCATCAGCTCATGAGCTTGTCTACagcaaatgcaaagaaagatccCAGCTGCAAAACCTGTAATATCAGTGTTGGACGTTAA